From Denitrovibrio acetiphilus DSM 12809, the proteins below share one genomic window:
- a CDS encoding TlpA family protein disulfide reductase, with protein MKRLIIALFIMIFAVSCGDSGSKPSDASSVDIKTVTKGFIDQLKEEHKGKVMIVNFFASWCPPCRGETPDFVEAYNKNKDNNFVIVGLSLDKKPSDAAKFLDEFKVTYPVYIADNALGSEMSISTIPTSLIYKPDGKLFDIVVGPLTAKELDIIAGSFKE; from the coding sequence ATGAAAAGATTGATAATAGCATTGTTTATAATGATTTTTGCTGTTTCATGCGGAGACAGCGGTTCAAAACCATCTGATGCATCTTCCGTTGACATTAAAACTGTTACAAAGGGATTCATAGACCAGCTCAAAGAAGAACACAAAGGCAAAGTTATGATAGTTAACTTCTTTGCCTCATGGTGTCCGCCTTGCAGAGGTGAAACTCCCGACTTTGTGGAAGCCTATAATAAAAATAAAGATAATAACTTTGTCATCGTAGGTCTTTCTCTGGATAAAAAACCTTCTGATGCAGCAAAATTTTTAGATGAGTTTAAAGTCACATACCCAGTCTACATAGCAGACAACGCTCTCGGCTCGGAAATGAGCATAAGCACTATCCCCACCTCTCTGATCTATAAACCGGACGGAAAGCTTTTTGACATAGTTGTCGGTCCATTAACAGCTAAAGAACTGGACATTATAGCCGGAAGCTTTAAGGAATAA
- a CDS encoding bifunctional nuclease family protein has translation MIETSVKCVIKEPLTSRYILVLETLCGHYLIPVYIGAFEAESIYCVQNKIKSPRPMTFDFISGILGYLDEVNIDRAVVDRYEDGLYKASVFVICNKEEKRIDCRPTDAVSLALHMDIPIYVEDDVLNSGKCVDRNNLTKLDNETLGSLIDDHGTVFWNV, from the coding sequence ATGATAGAAACCTCAGTCAAATGCGTCATAAAAGAACCCCTAACGTCCAGATACATTCTGGTACTTGAAACCCTGTGCGGTCATTATCTCATCCCTGTTTACATCGGAGCTTTCGAAGCAGAATCCATATACTGCGTACAGAATAAGATCAAATCGCCACGACCAATGACATTTGACTTTATCTCCGGCATACTGGGATATCTGGATGAAGTAAACATAGACAGAGCCGTTGTGGACAGATACGAGGACGGTCTCTATAAAGCAAGTGTTTTTGTTATATGTAACAAAGAGGAAAAACGAATCGACTGCCGCCCTACCGATGCAGTTTCACTGGCTCTCCACATGGACATACCTATTTATGTCGAAGACGATGTGCTTAACTCCGGTAAATGTGTCGACAGAAACAATCTCACAAAGCTGGATAACGAAACT
- a CDS encoding complex I NDUFA9 subunit family protein, whose protein sequence is MKRVLVTGATGFVGNAVLASLNKHGYVPVALVRHGSENKLKHSVEMVKGDVMDKASLLKALEGIYAVVHLVGIIREYPSRGVTFEKMHHTATKNIVEAAAEMGIKRYIHMSANGTRLNAVSDYHITKQLAEDEVKNSGLDYTIFRPSLVYGQDDSFINMLAGYMKRTPVFSYFGDGSYPMQPVFVGDVAECFVKAIDNQSTTKMIYPLCGKNVYTYKHLLRLVGKALGKNIILLPVPEFAIKTGISLFGKANWFPITKDQFIMLTEGNTCSSDDAFKILKVERSDFYEKISSYL, encoded by the coding sequence ATGAAAAGAGTTCTTGTAACCGGAGCAACGGGATTTGTCGGAAACGCAGTATTGGCATCACTGAACAAACACGGATACGTCCCTGTCGCTCTCGTAAGACACGGCAGTGAAAACAAGCTGAAGCACAGCGTAGAGATGGTCAAAGGTGATGTTATGGACAAGGCAAGCCTTCTGAAAGCTCTGGAGGGCATTTATGCTGTAGTTCACCTTGTGGGGATAATAAGGGAATATCCATCCAGAGGAGTAACCTTTGAAAAAATGCATCACACCGCCACAAAAAACATCGTGGAAGCTGCTGCCGAAATGGGCATCAAGAGATACATCCATATGTCCGCCAACGGAACGAGGCTTAACGCTGTCAGTGATTACCATATAACAAAACAGCTTGCTGAAGACGAAGTTAAAAACAGCGGACTTGACTATACAATATTCCGTCCGTCACTGGTTTACGGTCAGGATGACTCTTTTATAAACATGCTTGCAGGTTATATGAAGCGCACACCGGTATTCTCATACTTCGGTGACGGTTCCTACCCTATGCAGCCTGTTTTTGTTGGTGATGTCGCCGAATGCTTTGTAAAAGCTATAGATAACCAGTCCACCACAAAAATGATATATCCCCTCTGCGGGAAAAACGTCTATACTTACAAACACCTTCTTCGTCTGGTTGGCAAAGCGCTGGGGAAAAACATCATTCTGCTTCCGGTTCCGGAGTTCGCTATAAAAACCGGGATATCTCTGTTTGGCAAAGCGAACTGGTTTCCTATTACTAAAGATCAGTTCATCATGCTCACCGAAGGGAACACTTGCAGTTCTGACGACGCATTTAAAATCCTTAAAGTTGAACGTTCTGATTTTTACGAAAAAATAAGCTCTTATTTATAA